Proteins encoded by one window of Rhineura floridana isolate rRhiFlo1 chromosome 9, rRhiFlo1.hap2, whole genome shotgun sequence:
- the PCDH18 gene encoding protocadherin-18, whose product MAETQRLAWKMPLMPLFALAAILACWKGAAGKNLKYRIYEEQRVGSVIARLSEDVADVLYRLPNPSSVRFRAMQRGNAPLLAVREDNGEISIGAKIDREQLCQKNLNCSIEFDVITLPTEHLQLFHIEVEVLDINDNSPQFSRALIPIDISESAAVGTRIPLDSAFDPDVGENSLYTYSLSANDFFTIDVRTRTDGAKYAELVVVSELDRELKASYELQLTASDNGVPQRSGSSILKISISDSNDNSPVFEQQTYIIQLLENSRVGTLLIDLNATDPDEGANGKVVYSFSSHVSSKILETFKMDSERGQLTLLKPVDYETTKSYEIDAQAQDLGPNSIPAHCKIIIKVVDVNDNKPDINLNLMSPGKEEIAYISEKASVETFVALVRVQDKDSGLNGEVVCKLHGHGHFKLQKTYENNYFILTNTTLDREKRSEYSLTVIAEDRGTPSLSSVKHFTVQIIDENDNPPQFQTNRYEIVILENNSPGAYITSVTATDPDLEDNGQVTYTILESFILGSSITTYVTIDPSNGAIYALRTFDHEEVNQIAFVVQARDGGSQQLASNTTVVLTIIDENDNAPVIVEPVLHNNSAKISIPKEAETSYHVTRIRAIDKDSGMNSELRCSLASSGEDNLFIMDPQTCDIYLNASIESAKSTEWELSVVVQDKGSPQLSAKALLKCSVVKYVYLPSATEATYVSQPSLDVSMITIISLGAICAVLLVIMVVFATRCNREKKDTRSYNCRVAESTYQHHPKRPSRQIHKGDITLVPTVNGTLPIRSHHKTSPSSSPTLERGQMSSRQSHHSHQSLNSLVTISSNHVPENFSLELTHATPAVEVSQLLSMLHQGQYQPRPSFRGNKYSRSYRYALQDMDKFSLKDSGRGDSEAGDSDYDLGRDSPIDRLLGEGFSDLFLTDGRIPAAMRLCTEECRVLGHSDQCWMPPLPSPSSDYRSNMFIPGEEFQPQQTQPQQQQILEEDSPAVETSEKKKSFSTFGKESQSDEEAGDMCTSSLLSEMNSVFQRLLPPSLDAYTECNEMDPSSSLERRKGHLPAKTVSYPQGVAAWAASTHFQNPANNTGLPLGTHSGAQPSSKWLPAMEEIPENYEEDDFDNVLNHLSDGKHELMDASELVAEINKLLQDVRQN is encoded by the exons ATGGCCGAGACGCAGCGGCTGGCTTGGAAAATGCCCTTGATGCCCCTCTTTGCGCTGGCGGCGATCCTGGCTTGCTGGAAAGGCGCAGCGGGAAAAAATCTGAAATACAGGATTTACGAGGAGCAGAGAGTCGGCTCGGTCATCGCCAGGCTCTCGGAGGACGTCGCGGACGTTTTGTACCGGCTGCCGAACCCGTCTTCGGTGCGCTTCCGAGCAATGCAGAGGGGGAATGCCCCCTTGCTGGCGGTCCGAGAGGACAACGGGGAGATCAGCATCGGGGCGAAGATCGACCGGGAGCAACTCTGCCAGAAAAACTTGAACTGCTCCATCGAGTTTGACGTGATCACGCTGCCCACCGAGCATCTGCAGCTGTTCCATATCGAAGTGGAAGTCCTGGATATAAACGACAACTCTCCTCAGTTCTCCCGAGCCCTGATCCCCATTGACATCTCCGAGAGTGCCGCTGTGGGGACGCGGATTCCTCTGGACAGTGCTTTCGACCCAGATGTGGGGGAAAACTCCCTTTATACCTATTCGCTGTCTGCCAACGATTTCTTTACCATTGACGTTCGAACCAGGACGGACGGGGCCAAGTACGCCGAGCTGGTTGTGGTCAGCGAACTGGACCGGGAGCTGAAAGCGAGCTACGAGCTCCAACTCACCGCCTCGGACAATGGGGTGCCGCAGCGGAGTGGATCCTCTATCCTAAAAATCAGCATTTCGGATTCCAATGACAATAGCCCAGTGTTTGAGCAGCAGACGTACATTATCCAGCTTTTGGAAAATTCCCGAGTTGGGACGTTGCTCATTGACCTCAATGCTACTGACCCGGATGAGGGTGCCAATGGGAAAGTTGTCTACTCTTTCAGTAGCCACGTGTCTTCCAAAATTCTCGAGACTTTTAAAATGGACTCTGAACGGGGGCAGCTGACCCTTCTGAAGCCAGTGGACTATGAAACCACTAAATCCTATGAGATTGATGCTCAAGCCCAAGATTTGGGTCCAAATTCTATCCCAGCTCACTGCAAAATTATCATAAAAGTTGTGGATGTGAACGACAACAAGCCTGATATCAATTTAAATCTGATGTCTCCTGGGAAGGAGGAAATTGCATACATTTCTGAAAAGGCTTCCGTAGAGACTTTTGTTGCCCTTGTTAGGGTGCAAGACAAAGATTCTGGATTGAACGGAGAGGTGGTGTGCAAACTTCATGGACATGGCCACTTTAAACTTCAAAAGACCTATGAAAACAACTATTTCATCTTAACAAATACCACTCTGGATCGAGAGAAGCGATCTGAATATAGCTTGACTGTCATAGCAGAAGACAGGGGGACCCCAAGTCTCTCCTCAGTGAAACACTTTACTGTCCAGATCATTGATGAAAATGACAACCCACCCCAATTCCAGACAAATAGATATGAAATTGTAATTTTGGAAAATAATTCTCCAGGTGCATATATCACCTCTGTTACAGCCACAGATCCAGATCTAGAAGATAATGGACAGGTGACATACACTATCTTGGAGAGCTTTATTTTAGGAAGCTCCATAACTACCTATGTGACCATTGATCCCTCCAATGGAGCTATCTATGCACTTAGAACCTTTGATCATGAAGAAGTAAACCAGATTGCCTTTGTGGTTCAGGCTAGAGATGGAGGGAGTCAGCAACTTGCCAGCAATACAACAGTTGTGCTAACTATCATTGATGAAAATGACAATGCCCCTGTGATTGTAGAGCCAGTACTGCACAACAATTCAGCAAAGATTTCAATCCCTAAAGAAGCTGAAACCAGCTACCATGTCACTAGAATAAGAGCCATAGATAAAGACTCAGGTATGAACTCAGAGTTAAGGTGTTCATTAGCAAGTAGTGGTGAAGACAACCTCTTCATAATGGACCCACAAACATGTGACATCTATCTCAATGCTAGTATCGAATCTGCTAAGTCAACAGAATGGGAACTTTCAGTGGTGGTTCAGGACAAAGGAAGTCCTCAACTCAGTGCCAAAGCACTTCTGAAATGCAGTGTTGTTAAATATGTGTATCTGCCTTCAGCAACAGAAGCCACGTATGTTAGCCAACCTTCTTTAGATGTTTCCATGATCACAATTATATCCTTAGGAGCAATATGTGCAGTTTTGCTAGTTATCATGGTTGTCTTTGCTACAAGGTGCAATCGTGAGAAAAAGGACACCAGATCCTATAACTGTCGTGTTGCAGAGTCTACATACCAGCATCACCCCAAAAGGCCATCAAGACAGATTCACAAAGGGGACATTACACTAGTGCCTACTGTTAATGGTACTTTACCAATCAGGTCTCACCACAAAACTTCACCTTCAtcatctccaacactggaaagaGGGCAAATGAGCAGTCGCCAAAGCCACCACAGTCACCAGTCTCTAAATAGTTTGGTGACCATCTCATCAAATCATGTACCAGAGAATTTCTCTCTTGAGCTCACTCATGCTACACCTGCTGTTGAG GTCTCCCAACTTCTCTCAATGCTTCATCAAGGCCAGTATCAGCCAAGGCCAAGTTTTAGAGGAAACAAATATTCTAGAAGTTACAG GTATGCCCTTCAAGATATGGATAAGTTCAGCTTGAAAGACAGTGGCCGTGGTGACAGTGAAGCAGGAGACAGCGATTATGATTTGGGGAGAGATTCTCCAATTGACAGACTACTTGGAGAAGGATTCAGTGACCTTTTCCTTACAGATGGGAGAATTCCTGCAG caATGAGGCTGTGCACAGAGGAATGCAGAGTCCTAGGACATTCTGACCAGTGTTGGATGCCACCTCTGCCGTCTCCATCTTCTGATTATAGAAGTAATATGTTTATTCCTGGAGAGGAATTTCAGCCTCAGCAAACTcaaccacagcagcagcagatactGGAAGAGGATTCTCCTGCTGTTGAGACGTCTGAAAAGAAAAAGAGCTTTTCAACTTTTGGCAAAGAAAGTCAGAGTGACGAAGAAGCTGGTGACATGTGTACCTCATCTCTGCTCTCAGAAATGAACAGTGTTTTCCAGCGCCTTTTGCCTCCTTCATTAGATGCCTACACGGAATGCAATGAAATGGATCCCTCCAGCTCACTAGAGCGTAGGAAAGGGCATTTGCCTGCCAAGACTGTTAGCTACCCACAAGGGGTGGCAGCGTGGGCAGCCAGTACACACTTCCAGAACCCTGCAAACAACACTGGGCTTCCTTTGGGGACTCATTCAGGTGCCCAACCATCTTCTAAATGGCTGCCTGCCATGGAGGAAATCCCAGAGAATTATGAAGAAGATGACTTTGACAATGTCCTTAACCACCTCAGTGATGGTAAACATGAACTAATGGATGCTAGTGAGCTGGTGGCAGAAATTAACAAGCTGCTACAAGATGTCCGACAAAACTAG